A part of Cupriavidus sp. D39 genomic DNA contains:
- a CDS encoding CoA transferase, translating to MDPALPAQGGPYLWCNRNKRSLALDIKTEEGAKVALDLIATADVVFENFSSGVMERLGLGYERCAQLNPRLIYCSVSAYGRTGPYADRLGFDPVVQAESGYMSMNGYPDRPGVRSGPVVMDMGTALMASNALLLALLARERTGKGQFVEVSLFDTAVMMTGFAGMQNLLTGKDPQRHGNSTPDTCPSGVFHAADRPFYLHCGNDKIFARLFGDVLGRPDFAARPDLVRSIDRLNHREELFGILNEAFAAQPWSHWQAKLRAASVPHGEVRTLGEALRSGEAQSRGLTTRIPHPVKGWIPNIESPMRLSETPAVAPRPAPAVGEHTAEVLRDVLHYDETRISELERSGALGAAPVRATQAS from the coding sequence CTGGATCCGGCGCTGCCTGCGCAGGGCGGCCCGTACCTTTGGTGCAATCGGAACAAGCGCAGTCTCGCGCTCGATATCAAAACCGAGGAAGGTGCGAAGGTAGCGCTCGATCTGATCGCCACTGCCGACGTCGTGTTCGAGAACTTTTCGAGCGGTGTCATGGAGCGTCTTGGATTGGGTTACGAGCGCTGTGCACAGCTCAATCCCCGCCTCATCTATTGTTCCGTGTCTGCGTACGGGCGTACGGGGCCGTATGCGGATCGGCTTGGCTTCGACCCTGTCGTACAGGCTGAGAGCGGTTACATGTCCATGAATGGCTACCCTGACCGTCCCGGCGTGCGCAGCGGGCCGGTGGTCATGGATATGGGGACGGCCCTGATGGCGAGCAATGCACTGCTGCTTGCCCTATTGGCACGCGAGCGCACAGGAAAGGGGCAGTTTGTCGAGGTATCGCTATTTGATACCGCCGTGATGATGACGGGATTCGCCGGCATGCAGAACCTGCTGACCGGAAAGGATCCCCAGCGCCACGGCAATTCCACCCCGGATACGTGCCCATCGGGGGTGTTCCACGCGGCGGACCGCCCCTTTTACCTGCATTGCGGGAACGACAAGATCTTTGCGCGCCTGTTCGGCGATGTCTTGGGACGCCCGGATTTCGCGGCTCGTCCCGATCTGGTGAGAAGCATCGATCGGCTGAATCATCGCGAGGAACTGTTTGGGATCCTCAACGAGGCTTTTGCGGCGCAGCCTTGGAGCCACTGGCAGGCCAAGCTGCGCGCAGCCTCCGTGCCACACGGCGAAGTCCGTACGCTTGGCGAGGCGTTGCGCTCTGGCGAGGCGCAGTCACGCGGTCTGACCACCCGTATCCCCCATCCCGTGAAAGGCTGGATTCCCAACATTGAATCGCCGATGAGGCTATCCGAAACGCCAGCCGTGGCCCCACGTCCTGCGCCGGCGGTAGGCGAACACACGGCCGAAGTGTTACGCGATGTCTTGCACTACGATGAAACGCGGATCTCGGAACTTGAGCGTTCAGGTGCGTTGGGTGCTGCGCCGGTGCGCGCAACGCAAGCCAGTTGA
- a CDS encoding CoA transferase produces MFNQTYIEELPVREAPAQPHESAVSGLKVVDFSHFIAGPLATMILGDFGADVIKIERPGRGEDFRYYPHWIRRCLRRAARTFGAIGTSAVSRSISKPRKVRR; encoded by the coding sequence ATGTTTAACCAGACCTATATCGAAGAGCTGCCAGTGCGTGAGGCGCCAGCTCAGCCACACGAAAGTGCCGTGAGCGGACTGAAAGTGGTTGATTTTTCGCACTTCATCGCGGGGCCATTGGCGACAATGATCCTGGGGGACTTTGGCGCTGATGTGATCAAGATTGAGCGACCTGGGCGCGGGGAGGATTTCCGCTATTACCCCCACTGGATCCGGCGCTGCCTGCGCAGGGCGGCCCGTACCTTTGGTGCAATCGGAACAAGCGCAGTCTCGCGCTCGATATCAAAACCGAGGAAGGTGCGAAGGTAG
- a CDS encoding thiolase family protein gives MSKPRRVAIIGASAIPVGRHQTADAEELQTLEHEVLLRLVLEATRDAGVDKRDIESLVFTLPRPYTRQKYLHTFMIGKLKLPCRGTVLEVMGNGMTAALALDQACNEILLGRAKVALALGINMETAVSAAEHAMSSMRTTGDVDFHVPAGFTPISWYAMDAARYMHEHGATQEQLAAVAVKNRYHASLNPLAQYRKPLTAQEVLAQRPIVEPLGLYDVPPRGDGAACLVLASEDVARATGRPYVLIQGRGFHHDGSHQISDVPNDMIGFEAARVASAQAYAEAGITASDLDLAEPYAPCTIVEILVSEALSLVPRGRGSIAALDGETTLGGRIPISTSGGLLSRGHPSYVTSLYNYVEIAEQLRGRAGERQVKGAQWGVATGELGNYNAALVHVFEGVQ, from the coding sequence ATGAGCAAGCCAAGACGCGTCGCGATCATCGGCGCAAGCGCCATCCCGGTCGGAAGGCACCAGACAGCTGATGCTGAGGAGCTTCAGACGCTAGAGCACGAGGTCCTGTTGCGGCTGGTACTTGAGGCGACGCGCGACGCCGGCGTGGACAAGCGTGACATCGAGAGCCTGGTCTTCACGCTGCCGCGTCCGTACACCCGGCAGAAGTACCTGCACACGTTCATGATCGGTAAGCTCAAGCTGCCATGCCGGGGCACCGTGCTCGAGGTGATGGGCAATGGCATGACCGCGGCCCTGGCGCTTGATCAGGCGTGCAACGAAATCCTGCTCGGCAGGGCCAAGGTCGCACTGGCACTCGGCATCAATATGGAAACGGCGGTTTCCGCGGCCGAGCATGCCATGAGCAGCATGCGGACGACCGGCGATGTCGACTTCCATGTCCCCGCAGGCTTCACGCCGATCTCGTGGTACGCCATGGATGCCGCGCGTTACATGCACGAGCATGGCGCCACGCAGGAGCAGCTGGCCGCAGTGGCCGTGAAGAACCGCTATCACGCTTCGCTGAACCCGCTGGCCCAGTACCGCAAGCCGCTCACGGCGCAGGAGGTGCTGGCACAGCGGCCGATCGTCGAGCCCCTGGGGCTGTATGACGTGCCGCCACGCGGCGACGGCGCGGCCTGCTTGGTGCTCGCAAGCGAGGATGTTGCACGGGCTACCGGACGCCCCTATGTGTTGATCCAGGGCCGGGGCTTCCACCATGACGGCTCGCATCAGATCAGCGACGTACCCAACGACATGATCGGCTTCGAGGCGGCACGTGTGGCTTCGGCGCAGGCATACGCCGAAGCGGGCATCACGGCTTCGGACCTTGATCTGGCGGAGCCCTATGCCCCTTGCACGATTGTCGAGATCCTGGTCAGCGAGGCGCTCAGTCTGGTACCGCGTGGCCGGGGATCGATTGCTGCACTCGATGGAGAGACCACGCTGGGCGGGCGGATTCCGATCTCCACGTCTGGCGGCCTACTTTCGCGCGGTCATCCATCCTATGTCACGTCGCTCTACAACTACGTGGAGATCGCGGAACAGTTGCGCGGCCGCGCAGGCGAGCGCCAGGTGAAGGGCGCCCAATGGGGTGTTGCAACAGGGGAACTGGGCAACTACAACGCAGCGCTGGTTCACGTGTTCGAAGGAGTTCAATGA
- a CDS encoding Zn-ribbon domain-containing OB-fold protein — protein MLKTVDIGAARAYPPRVSKATEPFWTALAQGSWITTACCDCGKQSFPPQIICPHCWSESLEWTDLSPRGVIYSWTRVHAAPTVFAAEAPYSVCIVDLDCGIRIACKLLEAEAAAPSIGMAVEMVRLHYQDGDLFAARALQR, from the coding sequence ATGCTCAAGACAGTCGACATTGGCGCCGCGCGTGCCTATCCGCCGCGCGTATCGAAGGCGACTGAGCCGTTCTGGACCGCTCTTGCGCAAGGCAGCTGGATCACCACTGCATGCTGCGACTGCGGCAAGCAGAGCTTTCCGCCCCAGATCATCTGCCCGCATTGCTGGTCCGAATCGCTCGAATGGACCGATCTCAGCCCGCGCGGGGTCATTTATTCCTGGACGCGCGTGCATGCCGCGCCCACCGTCTTCGCGGCCGAGGCCCCCTACAGCGTCTGCATTGTCGACCTGGATTGTGGCATACGCATTGCCTGCAAGCTGCTGGAAGCCGAAGCGGCGGCGCCGAGTATTGGTATGGCGGTGGAGATGGTAAGGCTGCACTACCAGGATGGCGACCTCTTTGCCGCCCGCGCTCTCCAGCGCTGA
- a CDS encoding Mu transposase C-terminal domain-containing protein, with translation MNEVLTEWLPQQRHLAHPLFELDVEIRKRCAGSGVRPPSRSTISRRWAAHRKEEALRLATLPGSEIPPGHLVARCPMDIVQIDHTLADLMLVDDASRRPIGRPWLSIALDVSTRCVVGVYVGMDRPNAATVALLLTRVVLPKDGWLASLDVSVDWPMHGIPQLLHLDNAAEFKSRASRSGCREYGVELMYRPAGRPYFGGHIERLMRTIMERVHSLPGSTGSSPKGRKARPPEKEASLTIREFERWLVLEIAERYHHNAHRGLQGATPFSEWATAGGKTPPRLLPNAAPEPLRFLIQFLPMTYRTVQSNGLTLFYLRYWHPIFAAWRATKQKVIARYHPEDLSRIFVSVDGKHYVEATFADLRRGRVSLWEQRSALRRLRSQGKEFVTEAKVFDAIDEQRRIVSRARSQTLGANRQGEALKELAPQILGDAPNLVRANALDKRSEPAVDYNKPPSVFNVELL, from the coding sequence GTGAATGAGGTCCTGACCGAATGGCTGCCGCAGCAGCGTCATCTCGCTCATCCGCTTTTCGAGCTTGACGTCGAAATCCGGAAGCGCTGCGCAGGATCAGGTGTTCGTCCGCCAAGCAGATCTACCATTTCGCGACGCTGGGCGGCCCATCGGAAAGAAGAAGCCCTTCGGCTCGCAACGCTGCCGGGTTCTGAGATTCCACCAGGTCATCTGGTGGCGCGTTGTCCGATGGATATTGTGCAGATTGATCACACGCTAGCCGATTTGATGCTGGTCGATGATGCGAGCCGACGCCCCATTGGCCGGCCATGGCTAAGCATAGCCCTCGACGTTTCGACAAGATGCGTCGTTGGCGTATATGTCGGGATGGACCGCCCCAATGCGGCAACGGTCGCGTTGCTATTGACCCGCGTTGTCTTGCCAAAGGATGGCTGGCTCGCCAGCCTCGATGTTAGTGTCGATTGGCCTATGCATGGTATCCCACAGCTACTTCACCTCGATAATGCGGCAGAATTCAAAAGCAGGGCATCGCGATCGGGGTGTCGAGAATATGGTGTGGAACTGATGTACCGACCGGCAGGAAGGCCGTACTTCGGGGGACATATCGAACGCTTGATGAGGACCATCATGGAACGTGTCCACAGCCTGCCAGGATCGACTGGATCGTCCCCCAAGGGGCGCAAGGCCAGACCGCCGGAAAAGGAAGCCTCCTTGACGATCCGGGAATTTGAGCGGTGGCTAGTTCTCGAGATTGCCGAACGCTATCACCACAACGCTCATCGCGGGCTGCAGGGCGCCACTCCCTTTTCGGAGTGGGCAACGGCGGGTGGGAAGACGCCTCCACGCTTACTTCCCAATGCGGCGCCTGAACCCCTGCGCTTCCTAATCCAGTTCTTGCCGATGACCTATCGGACCGTGCAGTCAAATGGGCTGACGCTGTTCTATCTTCGATACTGGCACCCAATATTCGCAGCCTGGCGGGCGACAAAGCAGAAAGTCATTGCAAGGTATCACCCTGAGGATCTCTCCAGAATCTTTGTCAGTGTCGATGGAAAGCACTACGTTGAGGCGACATTTGCGGACTTGCGTCGTGGCCGAGTGTCATTGTGGGAGCAGCGCAGTGCGTTACGGCGCTTGCGATCGCAAGGCAAAGAATTTGTTACAGAAGCAAAGGTATTTGACGCGATTGATGAGCAACGTCGGATTGTCTCCCGCGCCAGATCGCAAACGTTGGGGGCAAACCGTCAAGGCGAAGCGCTGAAGGAACTGGCACCTCAGATTCTTGGCGACGCGCCAAACTTGGTACGTGCAAACGCGTTGGACAAGCGCTCTGAGCCGGCAGTGGATTACAACAAGCCGCCATCAGTGTTCAATGTCGAACTCCTGTAA
- a CDS encoding TniB family NTP-binding protein gives MRALLTHLLPAARELALCDDGVRIKGLARSHWIDYPRATQALEILERLLQTPQRERMPCLLLHGDSNIGKTQIVSKFQRRHPPEYDEEKGVELRSIVAMQMPPTPEQPRFYSSLLFELGAPFNAAARLSALENLSRALLRKVSARMLIVDEVHHLLAGNYREQRASLNLMKFLANDLKIAVVLVGTQDAVMALQTDPQMVSRFARLEVPRWQETEAFRSLLAAFEMVLPLRRPSNLARREMVHAILTASGGLTGEVSRVLTVSAELAIRDGQEAIDLGHIENAARTLVS, from the coding sequence ATGCGCGCACTGCTAACACATCTGCTCCCGGCCGCGAGAGAACTGGCTCTGTGCGACGATGGTGTCAGAATTAAAGGCTTGGCACGTAGCCATTGGATAGACTACCCGCGCGCTACCCAGGCGTTGGAGATTCTCGAGCGTCTCCTGCAAACACCTCAGCGGGAGCGTATGCCGTGCCTGCTGCTGCACGGAGATTCCAACATCGGTAAGACGCAGATTGTCTCGAAATTCCAGCGTCGTCATCCACCCGAGTATGACGAAGAGAAGGGCGTCGAGTTGCGAAGTATTGTTGCCATGCAGATGCCACCCACACCCGAGCAGCCGCGCTTCTATTCTTCATTGCTCTTCGAACTGGGCGCTCCGTTCAACGCGGCAGCGAGGCTATCTGCGCTTGAGAACCTGAGTCGTGCGCTGCTTCGAAAAGTTTCGGCACGCATGCTGATCGTTGACGAGGTTCATCATTTGCTGGCCGGCAACTATCGGGAACAGCGTGCATCCTTGAATCTGATGAAGTTTCTCGCCAATGACTTGAAAATCGCTGTTGTCCTCGTTGGTACTCAAGACGCCGTCATGGCGCTCCAAACGGATCCCCAGATGGTCAGTCGGTTCGCCCGTCTCGAGGTACCGAGATGGCAGGAGACGGAGGCATTTCGTTCTCTTCTTGCTGCTTTCGAGATGGTTCTGCCGCTTCGACGTCCGTCGAACCTCGCACGGCGAGAGATGGTACATGCCATTCTGACCGCAAGTGGAGGGCTAACAGGGGAAGTGTCGCGCGTCTTGACTGTTTCCGCAGAACTCGCGATCCGGGATGGGCAGGAGGCCATCGACCTTGGTCACATAGAGAATGCAGCGCGAACCCTGGTCTCCTGA
- a CDS encoding TniQ family protein: MQREPWSPEGVRPWPVAPRPFDDEAFGGWLGRLAARYLISVEQLWQIGDLGAFPALTNIGWLLFPPMDGSALCRLAQLTHVGIPRLEALQTPTAWVSHRDQLPYCFDCLVLNPVDVFSPRWKRDWLDPHTAVCQVPDHRLNALAPCTLRICRNLTAVLREIGKRQRKGRQPRPNLGIGGNCDHHWRK; encoded by the coding sequence ATGCAGCGCGAACCCTGGTCTCCTGAGGGCGTCAGGCCTTGGCCCGTTGCTCCGCGTCCGTTCGATGACGAGGCGTTTGGCGGTTGGCTCGGTCGCCTGGCGGCGAGGTATCTGATTAGTGTTGAACAGTTGTGGCAGATCGGAGACCTTGGTGCGTTTCCGGCGTTGACCAATATTGGCTGGCTTCTGTTCCCTCCGATGGACGGGAGCGCACTGTGCCGGCTTGCGCAGCTGACTCATGTTGGTATCCCGAGATTGGAGGCACTTCAAACGCCAACAGCGTGGGTGTCACACCGAGATCAGCTCCCTTACTGCTTCGACTGCCTTGTTCTGAATCCCGTCGACGTCTTCTCGCCTCGCTGGAAGCGGGATTGGCTAGATCCGCACACGGCTGTCTGCCAAGTCCCTGACCATAGACTGAACGCGCTGGCGCCATGCACGCTACGCATCTGCCGCAACCTCACTGCGGTGCTCCGTGAGATTGGAAAGCGTCAGCGCAAGGGTAGGCAGCCGCGTCCAAATCTCGGCATTGGCGGAAATTGTGACCACCATTGGCGGAAATAA
- a CDS encoding transposase, with amino-acid sequence MDPYRDYIEERIVQGCRFPELIWQELKQRGYLGSRGSVQSCVVRLLFPLGKTPLVLEPVRTMPIPSARRVFGWLVGWRNLAIEEPRSADHERFVKALCKIEPVVGEVRSLAREFLGLMHRRSVRHFDRWLKRLSCCDAVEMRRFAQSLRADLPAVRAAFRLQWSNGQTEGHVNRLKLLKRQMYGRANIELLRLRVLKPS; translated from the coding sequence TTGGATCCCTATCGCGACTATATCGAGGAACGAATCGTCCAGGGCTGTCGCTTTCCTGAACTGATCTGGCAAGAACTCAAGCAGCGAGGTTACTTGGGAAGTCGCGGCTCCGTGCAGAGTTGCGTGGTCCGCCTCCTCTTTCCGCTGGGCAAGACGCCGCTTGTCCTGGAGCCTGTGCGAACGATGCCGATTCCGTCGGCCCGGCGCGTGTTCGGATGGCTTGTCGGATGGAGGAACCTCGCCATCGAGGAGCCAAGGAGCGCGGATCACGAGCGATTCGTGAAGGCGCTGTGCAAGATCGAACCCGTGGTGGGCGAGGTGCGCAGTCTCGCGCGGGAGTTTCTCGGACTCATGCACCGGCGAAGTGTGCGACATTTCGATCGATGGTTGAAACGTTTGTCGTGCTGCGACGCTGTGGAAATGCGTCGGTTCGCGCAAAGCCTGCGCGCCGACTTACCGGCTGTGCGGGCGGCCTTCAGGCTGCAATGGAGCAATGGCCAGACCGAAGGTCATGTCAACCGGCTCAAGCTCCTCAAGCGCCAAATGTATGGCCGCGCGAATATCGAGCTTCTGCGGCTGCGGGTGTTGAAGCCAAGCTAA
- a CDS encoding ISL3 family transposase, with product MRQVLGGIDRILARVGKRFVSSDVQGETITIEARGTVRRAPCPACHSWSHRLHGRYVRKLEERPMLEQRVVLAIEVRRFKCMNANCPRRTFAENIHALAGRYQRRTRSQARALHALGHALGGEAAARLADALGLRTSADTVLRELRRVPERKRKPRPRVIGIDDWAIARGHQYGTIIVDLERREPIEVFAGREAIAVAAWMRAHPSIEIVARDRAGAYSEAVDIALPAAKQVSDRWHLVSNLRDNVERLLYRLGPQLRQAAQQVNVSKVTLGRQGILSRNSQRHGSV from the coding sequence ATGAGGCAAGTTCTCGGTGGGATCGATCGTATTCTCGCCCGTGTGGGTAAGCGCTTCGTCTCCAGCGACGTGCAAGGGGAGACCATTACTATCGAAGCCCGCGGTACAGTTCGCAGAGCACCGTGCCCGGCCTGCCATAGTTGGAGTCACCGACTCCACGGCCGCTATGTGCGCAAGCTGGAAGAACGTCCAATGCTCGAGCAGCGGGTCGTTCTCGCTATTGAGGTGCGTCGCTTCAAGTGTATGAACGCCAACTGCCCCCGTCGTACGTTTGCCGAGAACATCCACGCCTTGGCCGGGCGGTATCAACGTCGTACGCGATCGCAGGCTCGGGCGTTGCACGCGCTGGGCCACGCCCTCGGTGGTGAGGCGGCAGCCCGGCTTGCCGACGCCTTGGGATTGCGCACGAGTGCCGACACCGTGCTGCGGGAATTGCGCAGAGTACCTGAGCGCAAGCGCAAACCACGACCGCGGGTCATCGGCATCGATGACTGGGCGATCGCGCGCGGTCACCAGTACGGAACAATCATCGTCGACCTGGAGCGACGTGAGCCGATCGAAGTGTTCGCCGGCAGGGAAGCCATTGCGGTGGCTGCGTGGATGCGTGCGCACCCATCGATCGAGATCGTCGCCAGGGACCGAGCCGGGGCCTATTCCGAAGCGGTCGACATTGCGCTGCCGGCAGCCAAGCAAGTCTCGGATCGCTGGCATCTGGTGAGCAACCTGCGCGACAACGTCGAGAGGCTGCTATACCGACTCGGGCCACAACTGCGCCAAGCCGCCCAGCAAGTAAACGTCAGTAAGGTGACCCTTGGCCGGCAGGGGATTCTGAGCCGAAACTCACAACGTCATGGGAGCGTCTGA
- a CDS encoding SMP-30/gluconolactonase/LRE family protein codes for MRETHLHDYDAGEPRAQTSLHRVDRDGAISVAATGLEFPNGSVIVADGKTLIVAETWLGRLTAFDIDSQGELGNRRLYANLGAREPDGICADAAGAIWVACFNTGEFLRVLDGGAVTDIIEFDGRAISCTLGGADGRQLFCSVYRGTYDELSERKRKGAILTVNVDVPAPSECARCRPQHGPSNSHLNPDIFTRVARARAGHPATAATWGGGA; via the coding sequence GTGCGGGAGACCCATCTTCACGACTACGATGCTGGCGAGCCCAGAGCGCAGACGTCTCTTCACCGGGTCGATCGCGACGGCGCAATCAGCGTTGCGGCGACGGGTCTGGAATTCCCGAATGGGTCAGTGATCGTCGCAGACGGCAAGACCCTGATCGTGGCCGAGACGTGGCTTGGAAGGTTGACGGCCTTTGATATCGACAGCCAGGGCGAACTCGGGAACCGTCGTCTCTATGCCAATCTGGGAGCGCGGGAGCCGGATGGGATCTGCGCCGATGCCGCCGGCGCAATCTGGGTCGCTTGCTTTAATACGGGTGAGTTCCTTCGCGTGTTGGATGGTGGGGCGGTCACGGACATCATTGAATTTGATGGCCGCGCCATATCTTGCACATTAGGGGGTGCGGATGGCCGCCAATTGTTCTGCAGCGTCTATCGCGGCACATACGACGAATTGTCGGAACGCAAGCGAAAAGGCGCCATACTCACTGTTAATGTAGACGTGCCTGCACCGTCTGAGTGCGCTCGATGCCGACCGCAGCATGGTCCTTCGAACTCGCACCTGAATCCGGATATCTTTACGCGAGTCGCGAGGGCCAGAGCAGGTCATCCAGCGACCGCCGCCACCTGGGGTGGGGGAGCGTAA
- a CDS encoding MFS transporter yields MSQPPIPPTDRTLLSLMACVFAVFLVTGAALPALPLHIHDGLGLSTFTVGLVSGAQFASALLCRLWSGMISDRRGPKFAVTVGLVMAVLAGLLYLASLLATRRAGLSIAVLLTGRVLLGGAESFIMIGAQSWCLSLAKPGNVGRTIAWIGTAMFVALALGAPLGSFLFASFGFASIGLATCVGAAVILPLVASLPAIRPTPQSWKAAKQVLRAVWMPGVAMAFSSVGYGVMTAFAVLLFVQRGWQPAWLSFTAFAAALIVARVFFGPLPDRLGGARTAMIFIIIHSAGLALIWLSSYAWLAFIGSAMAGFGYALVYPGLGMEAVARTPEDARGLAMGVYTAFIDLALGIFAPFLASLPM; encoded by the coding sequence ATGTCTCAACCCCCGATTCCTCCGACCGATCGTACCCTCCTCTCCTTGATGGCCTGCGTATTCGCCGTGTTTCTGGTCACGGGCGCAGCATTGCCGGCATTGCCGCTGCATATCCATGACGGTCTGGGCCTCAGTACATTTACCGTCGGCCTTGTCTCCGGCGCCCAGTTTGCCTCAGCGCTGCTTTGTCGCCTGTGGTCTGGCATGATTTCAGACCGGCGCGGGCCGAAGTTTGCGGTGACGGTCGGGCTCGTGATGGCTGTGCTCGCCGGGCTACTGTATCTCGCATCTCTGTTGGCCACCCGCCGCGCCGGTCTGTCCATAGCGGTCTTGTTGACGGGGCGTGTGCTGCTCGGGGGCGCCGAGAGCTTCATCATGATCGGAGCGCAAAGCTGGTGTCTGTCGCTCGCTAAACCTGGCAACGTCGGCAGAACGATCGCGTGGATTGGCACTGCGATGTTTGTGGCCCTAGCCCTTGGCGCGCCCCTGGGGAGTTTTCTGTTCGCAAGCTTTGGTTTTGCGTCGATCGGGCTGGCGACCTGTGTGGGTGCAGCGGTTATCCTGCCACTGGTTGCTTCCTTGCCTGCCATCAGACCCACGCCGCAAAGTTGGAAGGCCGCCAAACAGGTATTGAGAGCTGTCTGGATGCCGGGAGTGGCAATGGCTTTCTCCAGTGTAGGCTACGGAGTCATGACGGCTTTTGCCGTACTGTTGTTTGTTCAACGGGGCTGGCAGCCGGCTTGGCTGTCCTTCACTGCATTCGCCGCCGCGTTGATTGTGGCGCGCGTGTTCTTCGGTCCGTTACCAGACCGGCTTGGCGGCGCACGAACCGCGATGATCTTCATCATCATCCATAGCGCTGGGCTGGCCCTCATCTGGCTTTCGTCCTATGCGTGGCTTGCGTTCATCGGGTCGGCAATGGCGGGCTTCGGCTACGCACTCGTGTACCCGGGACTCGGCATGGAAGCAGTGGCGCGGACGCCTGAGGACGCCCGAGGACTCGCTATGGGGGTCTATACAGCCTTTATCGATCTGGCGCTTGGCATATTCGCCCCCTTCTTGGCCTCGTTGCCAATGTGA
- a CDS encoding cyclophilin-like fold protein: protein MKKSIRTPSCRLRGATVALLVGSMLGLAASAGAQTVPSQEFPMKIRMHVDGQVATATLYDNAAARDFAALLPLSLTLTDYARIERIGYLPRKLAREDALAGVPVKAGDLAYYAPWGNLAIFVENGDGDYSGGLVQLGRVEAGLPALQRPGPLKLRIERMAD, encoded by the coding sequence ATGAAGAAGTCAATCCGTACGCCTTCGTGCAGGCTGCGGGGCGCGACCGTGGCGCTGCTCGTCGGTTCGATGCTGGGGCTGGCGGCGTCGGCAGGCGCCCAGACCGTGCCCTCACAGGAGTTTCCCATGAAGATCCGCATGCACGTCGATGGCCAGGTCGCGACCGCCACGCTATACGACAACGCAGCCGCACGCGATTTCGCGGCCTTGCTGCCGCTGTCGTTGACCCTGACCGACTATGCGCGGATCGAGCGCATCGGCTATCTGCCGCGCAAGCTCGCCCGCGAAGACGCCCTGGCGGGAGTGCCCGTCAAGGCTGGCGACCTCGCCTACTACGCCCCTTGGGGGAATCTGGCGATCTTTGTCGAGAACGGCGACGGTGACTACTCAGGCGGACTGGTGCAGCTAGGCAGAGTGGAGGCGGGCCTACCCGCGTTGCAGCGCCCTGGGCCGCTGAAGCTCAGGATCGAGCGCATGGCGGACTGA